Proteins encoded in a region of the Perca fluviatilis chromosome 6, GENO_Pfluv_1.0, whole genome shotgun sequence genome:
- the LOC120560421 gene encoding P2X purinoceptor 4-like isoform X2 — MTAGFCQRCLHYAFDYETPKTLVIPNIGVGCVFRFTQLLVVLYVVGYVCVVQKAYQETDSVISSVITKVKGFAFTNISDMDPRFWDVADYVIPSQLPNPSTTCVDDCDCIEGHSDPQGNGIQTGLCENYSTTAKTCEVLSWCPLEIDTKLPEHALLASAENFTVLIKNSITYPKFNVHRRNILPHINSSYLKRCEFNRATDPDCPIFRLKNIVSEAGEEFQDMAVKGGILGIIIDWSCDLDWWAGKCHPKYSFRRLDSKHPVNNVAPGYNFRFAKYYKTQDGEETRTLIKAYGIRFDVIVFGTAGKFGIVPTIVNLGATLSFLSLVPVVTDWVLLSCMRKRDLYSKHKVTNLNEDVETESMSMGTGTSYGTQ; from the exons ATGACTGCAGGCTTCTGTCAGCGCTGTCTGCATTATGCGTTTGACTATGAAACACCTAAAACCCTGGTTATTCCAAACATTGGGGTAGGATGTGTCTTCAGGTTCACCCAGCTTCTGGTGGTGCTGTATGTGGTGGG gtatgtgtgtgtggtgcagaaGGCCTACCAGGAGACAGACTCTGTCATAAGTAGCGTCATCACCAAAGTCAAAGGTTTTGCCTTCACCAACATATCTGACATGGACCCCCGGTTTTGGGATGTGGCTGATTATGTTATCCCATCCCAG CTTCCAAACCCATCAACTACTTGTGTGGATGATTGTGACTGTATCGAAGGACACAGTGATCCTCAAGGCAATG GTATACAGACAGGGCTGTGTGAGAACTATTCCACGACTGCCAAGACCTGTGAAGTGCTCTCATGGTGCCCTCTTGAAATAGACACTAAGCTGCCCGA ACATGCACTGCTGGCTTCAGCAGAGAACTTCACTGTGCTGATCAAAAACAGCATAACATACCCAAAGTTCAACGTTCACAG AAGAAATATTCTGCCACATATTAACTCCTCATACCTGAAGAGGTGTGAATTCAATCGTGCAACAGACCCTGACTGCCCCATATTTCGCCTGAAAAACATAGTCTCAGAGGCTGGAGAGGAATTTCAAGACATGGCTGTAAAG GGTGGTATCCTCGGTATTATTATTGACTGGAGCTGTGACCTGGACTGGTGGGCAGGGAAATGTCACCCCAAGTACAGCTTCCGCAGACTGGACAGCAAACATCCGGTCAATAATGTGGCTCCTGGATACAACTTTAG GTTTGCAAAATACTACAAGACCCAAGATGGAGAGGAAACTAGAACCTTAATCAAAGCATACGGGATCCGGTTTGACGTCATTGTATTTGGAACT GCAGGAAAATTTGGAATTGTACCAACCATAGTGAACTTGGGTGCAACATTATCTTTCCTAAGTTTG GTTCCCGTTGTTACTGACTGGGTTTTGCTGTCATGCATGCGTAAAAGAGATCTTTACAGCAAACATAAAGTCACAAATCTGAATGAGGACGTTGAAACTGAATCA ATGTCAATGGGAACGGGCACCAGCTACGGAACCCAGTAA
- the LOC120560946 gene encoding P2X purinoceptor 4-like isoform X1, which produces MSKPAGFCQRCLHYAFDYQTPKTLVITDIGVGCIFRFGQLLVLLYVVGYVCVVRKAYQETDSVISSVTTKVKGFAFTNTSDMDPRFWDVADYVIPSKGDNSFFVLTNMVVTPNQTQSRCPELPNPSTTCVDDCDCIEGHSDPRGNGIQTGLCENYSTTAKTCEVLSWCPLEIDTKLPEHALLASAENFTVLIKNSITYPKFNVHRRNILPHINSSYLKRCEFNRATDPDCPIFRLKNIVSEAGEEFQDMAVKGGVLGIIIDWSCDLDWWAGKCYPKYSFRRLDSKHPVNNVAPGYNFRFAKYYKTQDGEETRTLIKAYGIRFDVIVFGTAGKFGIVPTIVNLGAALSILRLIPVVTDWFMLSCTRKRDIYSKHKVTSLKEDGETESVSLGTGTSYGTQ; this is translated from the exons ATGAGCAAGCCTGCAGGCTTCTGTCAGCGCTGTCTGCATTACGCGTTTGACTATCAAACACCTAAAACACTGGTTATTACAGACATTGGGGTAGGATGTATCTTCAGGTTTGGCCAGCTTCTGGTGTTGCTGTATGTGGTGGG gtatgtgtgtgtggtgcggaAGGCCTACCAGGAGACAGACTCTGTCATAAGTAGCGTCACCACCAAAGTCAAAGGTTTTGCCTTCACCAACACATCTGACATGGACCCCCGGTTTTGGGATGTGGCTGATTATGTTATCCCATCCAAG GGTGATAACTCATTCTTTGTTTTAACCAATATGGTTGTTACCCCCAATCAGACTCAGTCACGTTGTCCTGAG CTTCCAAACCCATCAACTACTTGTGTGGATGATTGTGACTGCATCGAAGGACACAGTGATCCTCGAGGCAATG GTATACAGACAGGGCTGTGTGAGAACTATTCCACGACTGCCAAGACCTGTGAAGTGCTCTCATGGTGCCCTCTTGAAATAGACACTAAGTTGCCCGA ACACGCACTGCTGGCTTCAGCAGAGAACTTCACTGTGTTGATCAAAAACAGCATAACATACCCGAAGTTCAACGTTCACAG AAGAAATATTCTGCCACATATTAACTCCTCATACCTGAAGAGGTGTGAATTCAATCGTGCAACAGACCCTGACTGCCCCATATTTCGCCTGAAAAACATCGTCTCAGAGGCTGGAGAGGAATTTCAAGACATGGCTGTAAAG GGTGGTGTCCTCGGTATTATTATTGACTGGAGCTGTGACCTGGACTGGTGGGCAGGGAAATGTTACCCCAAGTACAGCTTCCGCAGGCTGGACAGCAAACATCCGGTCAATAATGTGGCTCCTGGATACAACTTTAG gtTTGCAAAATACTACAAGACCCAAGATGGAGAGGAAACTAGAACCTTAATCAAAGCATACGGGATCCGGTTTGACGTCATTGTATTTGGAACT GCAGGGAAATTTGGAATTGTACCAACCATAGTGAACTTGGGTGCAGCATTATCAATCCTCAGATTG ATTCCCGTTGTTACTGACTGGTTTATGCTGTCATGCACGCGTAAAAGAGATATTTACAGCAAACATAAAGTCACATCTCTGAAAGAGGATGGGGAAACTGAATCA GTGTCATTGGGAACGGGCACCAGCTACGGAACCCAGTAA
- the upb1 gene encoding beta-ureidopropionase isoform X2 yields the protein MKLDLPACAVSAAAERDFELKGYRFEAAQEQLRPPRRIRVGLIQNHVVLPTDAPILDQVNAIHSRIGEMVEVAAMCGVNIVCFQETWTMPFAFCTREKEPWTEFAESAEEGNTTRFCQELAKKYNMIVVSPILEREGLHSTLWNTAVVISNSGNVLGKSRKNHIPRIGDFNESTYYMEGDTGHTVFQTQFGNIAVNICYGRHHPLNWFMYSMNGAEIIFNPSATVGALSEPMWSIEARNAAIANHCFTCAINRVGTEHFKSEFTSGDGRKAHHDFGHFYGSSYVAAPDGSRTPGLSRTRDGLLVVELDLNLNRQISDKWSFKMTGRYSEYAEELTKAVRHDFKPNIVKE from the exons AT GAAGTTGGAcctgcctgcatgtgctgtGAGTGCTGCCGCTGAGCGTGACTTTGAGCTGAAGGGTTACAGGTTTGAAGCTGCACAGGAACAACTGAGGCCACCAAGAAGGATCCGTGTGGGACTCATTCAGAACCACGTAGTTCTGCCCACTGATGCTCCCATCCTGGACCAG GTCAATGCCATCCATAGCCGGATTGGTGAAATGGTTGAAGTGGCAGCCATGTGCGGTGTAAACATTGTCTGCTTTCAGGAGACCTGGA CCATGCCCTTTGCTTTCTGCACCCGTGAGAAAGAACCATGGACGGAGTTTGCAGAGTCTGCTGAAGAAGGAAACACCACACGCTTCTGCCAAGAG CTGGCTAAAAAATACAACATGATAGTTGTTTCTCCAATTCTGGAGAGAGAGGGGCTGCACAGCACTCTGTGGAACACAGCAGTTGTGATCTCCAACTCTGGAAATGTGCTGGGAAAGAGCAGGAAGAACCATATTCCCAGGATCGGAGACTTTAATGAG TCTACATATTATATGGAGGGCGACACTGGCCACACAGTGTTCCAGACACAGTTTGGGAACATTGCTGTTAATATCTGCTACGGGCGCCATCACCCTCTCAACTGGTTCATGTACAGTATGAATGGAGCGGAGATCATCTTTAACCCATCAGCTACTGTTGGAGCTCTCAG TGAGCCTATGTGGTCCATTGAGGCCAGGAATGCAGCAATAGCTAACCACTGTTTCACTTGTGCAATCAACCGTGTTGGGACG GAGCATTTCAAAAGTGAATTCACATCTGGTGATGGAAGAAAAG CTCACCATGACTTTGGACACTTCTATGGATCCAGTTATGTGGCTGCTCCTGATGGCAGCCGCACCCCGGGGCTCTCCAGGACCCGTGACGGACTCCTGGTGGTAGAATTGGATCTCAACCTGAACAGACAAATCAGCGACAAATGGAGTTTTAAG ATGACTGGGCGATATTCTGAGTATGCAGAGGAACTTACCAAGGCTGTCAGACATGACTTCAAACCCAACATAGTGAAGGAGTAG
- the LOC120560946 gene encoding P2X purinoceptor 4-like isoform X2: MSKPAGFCQRCLHYAFDYQTPKTLVITDIGVGCIFRFGQLLVLLYVVGYVCVVRKAYQETDSVISSVTTKVKGFAFTNTSDMDPRFWDVADYVIPSKLPNPSTTCVDDCDCIEGHSDPRGNGIQTGLCENYSTTAKTCEVLSWCPLEIDTKLPEHALLASAENFTVLIKNSITYPKFNVHRRNILPHINSSYLKRCEFNRATDPDCPIFRLKNIVSEAGEEFQDMAVKGGVLGIIIDWSCDLDWWAGKCYPKYSFRRLDSKHPVNNVAPGYNFRFAKYYKTQDGEETRTLIKAYGIRFDVIVFGTAGKFGIVPTIVNLGAALSILRLIPVVTDWFMLSCTRKRDIYSKHKVTSLKEDGETESVSLGTGTSYGTQ; the protein is encoded by the exons ATGAGCAAGCCTGCAGGCTTCTGTCAGCGCTGTCTGCATTACGCGTTTGACTATCAAACACCTAAAACACTGGTTATTACAGACATTGGGGTAGGATGTATCTTCAGGTTTGGCCAGCTTCTGGTGTTGCTGTATGTGGTGGG gtatgtgtgtgtggtgcggaAGGCCTACCAGGAGACAGACTCTGTCATAAGTAGCGTCACCACCAAAGTCAAAGGTTTTGCCTTCACCAACACATCTGACATGGACCCCCGGTTTTGGGATGTGGCTGATTATGTTATCCCATCCAAG CTTCCAAACCCATCAACTACTTGTGTGGATGATTGTGACTGCATCGAAGGACACAGTGATCCTCGAGGCAATG GTATACAGACAGGGCTGTGTGAGAACTATTCCACGACTGCCAAGACCTGTGAAGTGCTCTCATGGTGCCCTCTTGAAATAGACACTAAGTTGCCCGA ACACGCACTGCTGGCTTCAGCAGAGAACTTCACTGTGTTGATCAAAAACAGCATAACATACCCGAAGTTCAACGTTCACAG AAGAAATATTCTGCCACATATTAACTCCTCATACCTGAAGAGGTGTGAATTCAATCGTGCAACAGACCCTGACTGCCCCATATTTCGCCTGAAAAACATCGTCTCAGAGGCTGGAGAGGAATTTCAAGACATGGCTGTAAAG GGTGGTGTCCTCGGTATTATTATTGACTGGAGCTGTGACCTGGACTGGTGGGCAGGGAAATGTTACCCCAAGTACAGCTTCCGCAGGCTGGACAGCAAACATCCGGTCAATAATGTGGCTCCTGGATACAACTTTAG gtTTGCAAAATACTACAAGACCCAAGATGGAGAGGAAACTAGAACCTTAATCAAAGCATACGGGATCCGGTTTGACGTCATTGTATTTGGAACT GCAGGGAAATTTGGAATTGTACCAACCATAGTGAACTTGGGTGCAGCATTATCAATCCTCAGATTG ATTCCCGTTGTTACTGACTGGTTTATGCTGTCATGCACGCGTAAAAGAGATATTTACAGCAAACATAAAGTCACATCTCTGAAAGAGGATGGGGAAACTGAATCA GTGTCATTGGGAACGGGCACCAGCTACGGAACCCAGTAA
- the LOC120560421 gene encoding P2X purinoceptor 4-like isoform X1, giving the protein MTAGFCQRCLHYAFDYETPKTLVIPNIGVGCVFRFTQLLVVLYVVGYVCVVQKAYQETDSVISSVITKVKGFAFTNISDMDPRFWDVADYVIPSQGDNSFFVLTNMVVTPNQTQSRCPELPNPSTTCVDDCDCIEGHSDPQGNGIQTGLCENYSTTAKTCEVLSWCPLEIDTKLPEHALLASAENFTVLIKNSITYPKFNVHRRNILPHINSSYLKRCEFNRATDPDCPIFRLKNIVSEAGEEFQDMAVKGGILGIIIDWSCDLDWWAGKCHPKYSFRRLDSKHPVNNVAPGYNFRFAKYYKTQDGEETRTLIKAYGIRFDVIVFGTAGKFGIVPTIVNLGATLSFLSLVPVVTDWVLLSCMRKRDLYSKHKVTNLNEDVETESMSMGTGTSYGTQ; this is encoded by the exons ATGACTGCAGGCTTCTGTCAGCGCTGTCTGCATTATGCGTTTGACTATGAAACACCTAAAACCCTGGTTATTCCAAACATTGGGGTAGGATGTGTCTTCAGGTTCACCCAGCTTCTGGTGGTGCTGTATGTGGTGGG gtatgtgtgtgtggtgcagaaGGCCTACCAGGAGACAGACTCTGTCATAAGTAGCGTCATCACCAAAGTCAAAGGTTTTGCCTTCACCAACATATCTGACATGGACCCCCGGTTTTGGGATGTGGCTGATTATGTTATCCCATCCCAG GGTGATAACTCATTCTTTGTTTTAACCAATATGGTTGTTACCCCCAATCAGACTCAGTCACGTTGTCCTGAG CTTCCAAACCCATCAACTACTTGTGTGGATGATTGTGACTGTATCGAAGGACACAGTGATCCTCAAGGCAATG GTATACAGACAGGGCTGTGTGAGAACTATTCCACGACTGCCAAGACCTGTGAAGTGCTCTCATGGTGCCCTCTTGAAATAGACACTAAGCTGCCCGA ACATGCACTGCTGGCTTCAGCAGAGAACTTCACTGTGCTGATCAAAAACAGCATAACATACCCAAAGTTCAACGTTCACAG AAGAAATATTCTGCCACATATTAACTCCTCATACCTGAAGAGGTGTGAATTCAATCGTGCAACAGACCCTGACTGCCCCATATTTCGCCTGAAAAACATAGTCTCAGAGGCTGGAGAGGAATTTCAAGACATGGCTGTAAAG GGTGGTATCCTCGGTATTATTATTGACTGGAGCTGTGACCTGGACTGGTGGGCAGGGAAATGTCACCCCAAGTACAGCTTCCGCAGACTGGACAGCAAACATCCGGTCAATAATGTGGCTCCTGGATACAACTTTAG GTTTGCAAAATACTACAAGACCCAAGATGGAGAGGAAACTAGAACCTTAATCAAAGCATACGGGATCCGGTTTGACGTCATTGTATTTGGAACT GCAGGAAAATTTGGAATTGTACCAACCATAGTGAACTTGGGTGCAACATTATCTTTCCTAAGTTTG GTTCCCGTTGTTACTGACTGGGTTTTGCTGTCATGCATGCGTAAAAGAGATCTTTACAGCAAACATAAAGTCACAAATCTGAATGAGGACGTTGAAACTGAATCA ATGTCAATGGGAACGGGCACCAGCTACGGAACCCAGTAA
- the LOC120560421 gene encoding P2X purinoceptor 4-like isoform X3 produces the protein MTAGFCQRCLHYAFDYETPKTLVIPNIGVGCVFRFTQLLVVLYVVGYVCVVQKAYQETDSVISSVITKVKGFAFTNISDMDPRFWDVADYVIPSQGDNSFFVLTNMVVTPNQTQSRCPELPNPSTTCVDDCDCIEGHSDPQGNGIQTGLCENYSTTAKTCEVLSWCPLEIDTKLPEHALLASAENFTVLIKNSITYPKFNVHRRNILPHINSSYLKRCEFNRATDPDCPIFRLKNIVSEAGEEFQDMAVKGGILGIIIDWSCDLDWWAGKCHPKYSFRRLDSKHPVNNVAPGYNFRQENLELYQP, from the exons ATGACTGCAGGCTTCTGTCAGCGCTGTCTGCATTATGCGTTTGACTATGAAACACCTAAAACCCTGGTTATTCCAAACATTGGGGTAGGATGTGTCTTCAGGTTCACCCAGCTTCTGGTGGTGCTGTATGTGGTGGG gtatgtgtgtgtggtgcagaaGGCCTACCAGGAGACAGACTCTGTCATAAGTAGCGTCATCACCAAAGTCAAAGGTTTTGCCTTCACCAACATATCTGACATGGACCCCCGGTTTTGGGATGTGGCTGATTATGTTATCCCATCCCAG GGTGATAACTCATTCTTTGTTTTAACCAATATGGTTGTTACCCCCAATCAGACTCAGTCACGTTGTCCTGAG CTTCCAAACCCATCAACTACTTGTGTGGATGATTGTGACTGTATCGAAGGACACAGTGATCCTCAAGGCAATG GTATACAGACAGGGCTGTGTGAGAACTATTCCACGACTGCCAAGACCTGTGAAGTGCTCTCATGGTGCCCTCTTGAAATAGACACTAAGCTGCCCGA ACATGCACTGCTGGCTTCAGCAGAGAACTTCACTGTGCTGATCAAAAACAGCATAACATACCCAAAGTTCAACGTTCACAG AAGAAATATTCTGCCACATATTAACTCCTCATACCTGAAGAGGTGTGAATTCAATCGTGCAACAGACCCTGACTGCCCCATATTTCGCCTGAAAAACATAGTCTCAGAGGCTGGAGAGGAATTTCAAGACATGGCTGTAAAG GGTGGTATCCTCGGTATTATTATTGACTGGAGCTGTGACCTGGACTGGTGGGCAGGGAAATGTCACCCCAAGTACAGCTTCCGCAGACTGGACAGCAAACATCCGGTCAATAATGTGGCTCCTGGATACAACTTTAG GCAGGAAAATTTGGAATTGTACCAACCATAG
- the gucd1 gene encoding protein GUCD1, translating into MTEDAVLLNVPVIRQLFHWDCGLACSRMVLKYLHPVSDEEFQRACWELKLTESVWTIDLAYLMCHLGIKHCFFTQTLGVDKGFRNQSFYKKHFDTEEDRVNELFLKAESKGVVVKKCSVTVQEIQAHLEHGHVAIVLVNAVVLTCELCSSPVKYCCFLPVGQKCFCRKPEYQGHFVVLCGFNRTTGCVFYNNPAYSDRVCCTSVSNFEEARRSYGTDEDILLVFKES; encoded by the exons ATGACAG AGGATGCCGTCTTGCTGAACGTTCCTGTCATTCGGCAGCTGTTCCACTGGGACTGTGGGTTAGCCTGCTCCAGGATGGTCCTGAA GTACCTCCATCCAGTCAGTGATGAGGAATTTCAGAGAGCATGCTGGGAGCTCAAGCTGACAGAGAGTGTGTGGACTATTGACCTGGCCTACCTCATGTGCCATCTAGGAATCAAACACTGCTTTTTCACGCAGACCCTGGGTGTTGATAAGGGCTTTAGGAATCAG TCCTTCTATAAGAAACACTTTGATACAGAAGAAGACAGAGTGAATGAGCTCTTCCTTAAAGCAGAGAGCAAAGGTGTGGTGGTAAAGAAATG CTCTGTGACAGTTCAGGAAATCCAGGCTCATCTGGAGCATGGCCACGTTGCCATAGTGCTGGTAAACGCAGTCGTCTTGACATGTGAACTGTGTTCCTCGCCTGTCAAATACTGCTGCTTCCTGCCTGTGGGCCAGAAGTGTTTCTGCAGGAAGCCAGAGTACCAGGGCCACTTTGTGGTATTGTGTGGCTTCAACAGGACCACTGGCTGTGTTTTCTACAACAACCCTGCATATTCTGACC GGGTGTGCTGCACCAGCGTCAGTAACTTTGAGGAGGCTCGGAGGAGCTATGGGACAGATGAGGATATCCTGTTGGTCTTTAAGGAGAGTTGA
- the upb1 gene encoding beta-ureidopropionase isoform X1 — MSACEFESLEKSLESHVPEVELSEVKRILFGKETQKLDLPACAVSAAAERDFELKGYRFEAAQEQLRPPRRIRVGLIQNHVVLPTDAPILDQVNAIHSRIGEMVEVAAMCGVNIVCFQETWTMPFAFCTREKEPWTEFAESAEEGNTTRFCQELAKKYNMIVVSPILEREGLHSTLWNTAVVISNSGNVLGKSRKNHIPRIGDFNESTYYMEGDTGHTVFQTQFGNIAVNICYGRHHPLNWFMYSMNGAEIIFNPSATVGALSEPMWSIEARNAAIANHCFTCAINRVGTEHFKSEFTSGDGRKAHHDFGHFYGSSYVAAPDGSRTPGLSRTRDGLLVVELDLNLNRQISDKWSFKMTGRYSEYAEELTKAVRHDFKPNIVKE, encoded by the exons ATGTCCGCATGTGAGTTTGAATCGCTGGAGAAATCTCTggagtcccacgtgccagaggTCGAGCTGTCAGAAGTGAAACGCATTTTATTCGGAAAGGAAACACA GAAGTTGGAcctgcctgcatgtgctgtGAGTGCTGCCGCTGAGCGTGACTTTGAGCTGAAGGGTTACAGGTTTGAAGCTGCACAGGAACAACTGAGGCCACCAAGAAGGATCCGTGTGGGACTCATTCAGAACCACGTAGTTCTGCCCACTGATGCTCCCATCCTGGACCAG GTCAATGCCATCCATAGCCGGATTGGTGAAATGGTTGAAGTGGCAGCCATGTGCGGTGTAAACATTGTCTGCTTTCAGGAGACCTGGA CCATGCCCTTTGCTTTCTGCACCCGTGAGAAAGAACCATGGACGGAGTTTGCAGAGTCTGCTGAAGAAGGAAACACCACACGCTTCTGCCAAGAG CTGGCTAAAAAATACAACATGATAGTTGTTTCTCCAATTCTGGAGAGAGAGGGGCTGCACAGCACTCTGTGGAACACAGCAGTTGTGATCTCCAACTCTGGAAATGTGCTGGGAAAGAGCAGGAAGAACCATATTCCCAGGATCGGAGACTTTAATGAG TCTACATATTATATGGAGGGCGACACTGGCCACACAGTGTTCCAGACACAGTTTGGGAACATTGCTGTTAATATCTGCTACGGGCGCCATCACCCTCTCAACTGGTTCATGTACAGTATGAATGGAGCGGAGATCATCTTTAACCCATCAGCTACTGTTGGAGCTCTCAG TGAGCCTATGTGGTCCATTGAGGCCAGGAATGCAGCAATAGCTAACCACTGTTTCACTTGTGCAATCAACCGTGTTGGGACG GAGCATTTCAAAAGTGAATTCACATCTGGTGATGGAAGAAAAG CTCACCATGACTTTGGACACTTCTATGGATCCAGTTATGTGGCTGCTCCTGATGGCAGCCGCACCCCGGGGCTCTCCAGGACCCGTGACGGACTCCTGGTGGTAGAATTGGATCTCAACCTGAACAGACAAATCAGCGACAAATGGAGTTTTAAG ATGACTGGGCGATATTCTGAGTATGCAGAGGAACTTACCAAGGCTGTCAGACATGACTTCAAACCCAACATAGTGAAGGAGTAG